One Ranitomeya variabilis isolate aRanVar5 chromosome 4, aRanVar5.hap1, whole genome shotgun sequence genomic window, agacacacagcaatgtcacggtgcagggataagatacacagtgatgtcacggtgcagggataagacacacagcgatgtcacggtgcagggataagacacacagcgatgtcacggtgcagggataagatacacagtgatgtcacggtgcagggataagacacacagcgatgtcacggtgcagggataagacacacagcgatgtcactgtGTAGAGTTCTAGTCCAGGCAGTTACCATTATTATATTGGTGCATTATATTTTGTTGTTATCTCTTCCTAGGAATCAGCCATTGAGCTCATGTTCGCTGCCTTCTTCACCACCGCTAGTGCCAGCACGTCGCTCATACTTCTCTTACTCAAACACCCGTCTTCTATACACACACTCAGACAAGAACTGGCATCACACGGGTTAATCAAGCAATGCCAGTGTCTCCATTCTTCAGATAATCCCAATAATAATGGAGAGGAGGAGCAGTGTGTGACCGCCGGCTGCCAGTCATCTGTCCTGCTGGGTTCAGAAGGACATGTGAAACAGATATGGGAGCAGACAAAGCTCATCTTAGCTGACAGAAATGAAAGAGAACAGATTTTAAGGAGCAGAACCCAAGATGGCATCCAATGGGAGCACCAGTGCAATAATGGACTGTGCCCGCAGGACTCTCGTGACCAGTTGGGCTCCACCAAGATTCTAGAAGAATATGAGGCCTCCACGTGTCAATGTCGTTGTCACCTCAACCTGAGTTTACAGAAACTGAAGGGGCTTCAGTATTTGGATTGTGTAGTGAAGGAAGTTCTGAGACTGCTCCCGCCGGTCTCTGGAGGATACAGGACGGCTCTGCAAACCTTTGAACTGGATGTGAGTATGAATTTGTACTTTGCAGGGAACGTCTCAGGGGACATGGAGTACAAGTTGGTCCTCTATGGGCAGGTTCTGTAccttattgtctgcagcatgtttgTATGAAATGGATATTCAGGAAGCATGGCTCGATGTATGGTTATGTGAGAGCAGggctggtgctatataaataaggaaGGCGATGCCCTATGAGCACGACTTCAAGTGTGTTGATAATATTAACTCTTTGAAAAAAATCTTGAGGTTTCCTATAGATGGAATCAAAGTATAACCAATATTAGAGTGGATCACCGAACATCACAGTATATCATGTACCTAAATTAGTGTAAAAATTGAAAGATAGCTTACATGGAGCAAAAACTGGATGGAATATGCCCTTCTGTAGACCATTGACGGTATATGACCACCTCTTCCCACATGACCGGTGGTAACGACCAGATTGTTGGAGATCCAGCTGCTGAGACCCAGTGATTGCCAGAACAGGAGCGTCTGTTCCTCACTGTCCACGCGCGACTTTCTTCTGAGTCTCAGATGACATTCACCCATTCAAATCTATAGAAAAAAAATCCAGATAGTACACAGAACATCACAGTGGCATCCAATTTCTACAGATACAATTATATTATAAACCTAGTAAACTGTATTTGATAACATAGATGTATGAAAAAGTGTTAGTCATGGACATCGCATGGACATGAAGAAACTGACACAGGGAACATAATCGGATGTAAATCGTCTGGGTCTTCTGGATGAAACTCGGACAATTTTTCATATGTTTATTTGCAGCCGGCTTTAAACAGAGAACCTCTTCCAACTGGTGCAGCtctactgattctggaacagtttttcttctcCTTCTGCGCCCTTGAGTTACAAAGTTATGCCCCCTGGAaataatggtgcaaattttcccttcaactgCTGGGTGGGTATCGTAGAAAGTCTCTGGGAGGGAAATTTTGCATGATTATTTCCAGGGGTATAACTTTGGTATGGAGTGGTACAAAGGAAAAACTGTTCTGGAATCAGTGGAGCAGTAGCAATTCGGAGGAAGTACTCGGGTTAATTTAAAGAATCCTTTGAAATATCCACTTTAAATAGAGCAAAGGCTGAGTATGCGCACAGCTACGTCTATGTGGGACAGCTGGAGATAGCCAAGTACAGCGCTGTGCCACCTCTGGCATTCCCACAGCATGGCCGCGCGCATGCGCGATCACATACAGACGAAAGTCCCACCCCGTTCTTGTGATATGTGTGTCTCCGCATTAAAACTCCCATCGATCAAGGGGTCATCAATAATCCTATTGGAAGAGGTTGGCATATCGTCAGGATGGTCTATATAATTATCTGGATAGGTGATAACCGGAATACCAAGTTAAGCTAGCTATACACATCAATAAGTCATCCCACCCACCGAACATATGTGTTTTCAAGGGGGAGAGTGACGTAAGCCGCTACCAGGTTCCTTTGGAGACTTCTCTTCCATGAAAACAAAACTGATCCTTTTCTACCACAATGTCATCAGCCAGGGAAGAGTCAGGAAGACCTTATACCTGTCAAAATTGGTGTGTCTGGACAAATTTGTTCTATCGTGTATTAGCGGCCATTGGGTCACACAAGCAAGTAGTAAAGAACGAAAGCGGTGTTCTCAGGATGAAGCTTCAGGAGCGCAGCGATCCCCGACAGCCCACTTCCTGCTTTGCTGGGGGCGGCGCACTCCTGAAGATTGACCGCTTTGTCACTGCTGTATGGGGGGGCTGAAGAAGGTTGGATCCAGCGACTTGTAACCGAGACCATTGATTGTAAACTCTAACATTTTAAATCCCTCCGTTCTTGAGAACGGATGGGGATTTTTAATAAGGGGTAGATTGTAAAGttacttgtttttacaagcactttacaattttacccATATTCGAACTTGAGACAAGCCCTTTAAATGATAAGCTGCAATTAAGCTGGGTAATCTTGAAACACTTGTGTCGATGATAAAAACCCTATATATATGTCCCATTTCTTAGTCTACCCCTCCCCATATATCATACCATTTGCAATCCTTTGGGAATTGCTAAACATAGAGCAACACATCCAGGAATCCAGCAGTACTGAAACTAACCTCAGGACTTGGAATCCTTCAATGAATCTCAAGGAATATCTTCATCACAAGGATGTTCTTTCGTCGCCCCCTTTTGGTAAAAATTAGAACTCTGGATTACTATCAGCCAGAGAGACTGCTAGTGATTGTATGAAGATGATAAATACAATACACACATATTACTCTGTTTCTGTGTTATTTTATgtaacttttgcatttttttttttagttcttatTTATtatcacattatttttttttcatgttttatatTACAGGGTTACCAAATCCCGAAAGGTTGGAGTGTCATGTACAGTATAAGAGATACTCATGAAACCGCAGCTATTTATCAGAACGTTGACTCTTTTGACCCCGAGCGGTTCCGTACAGAAAGAGATGAAGGAAAAGCCAGCAGATTTAATTATATCCCTTTCGGAGGTGGCGTTCGTAGCTGTATCGGCAAAGAACTCGCACAAATCATATTGAAAATTCTCACTATCGAGCTTGTGGGCACGGCCAAATGGGAATTAGCTACACCAAGTTTCCCAAAAATGCAAACTGTCCCCATAGTGCACCCCGTGGACGGACTGCAGCTCTGCTTCCAATTTTTAACGTCCAGTGACAATGACACAATATCTGAGAATGTATGATCTCTCCACCATTCCCGAAAAACCAGCAGGGCTCCTAACACTTATCCTAAATTATTTCCTTCTGGATTCCCGACATGGGGGTCTGTACTATCTATAATGTAGGTGAAAAAGATTTTATTATTTATAATGTAATATTTATATGTAATTAGTCATTAAAACCGATGTGGGTGACGCTCGACTGTAAAAAGAAGAAACGCATTTCTGACATTTGAGTTCTGTGTATTTTGGCATGAAATCTAAAGAGGTATCGTCATACAAAATGCCATCTACAGTGTAAAAGTCCTGTCCGAAATGTAAAAAGTTTGCCTTAGAGatatctatgaaaaaaaaaatcactgtattGGTGGTATTCTCAACCTAACTGATAAAAGAACAGATCTGGAAGACCGGGTAGATACCATATTGGTAAATGTTGGTCCTATATGGGTGGCCATGGAGGACGATACCCTTAATGAGCCATTTCCCGATTCATAGAGCCGATAGCTCTACCAAACATTGTAGAGGCCTAATCCTTCTCTTAACAGATACAATTTCCAACACGTTAGACATTCTAGATCAATGGTGGCTGTCAGATGTGGCCCATAGGGTTAAAATATAGCACTTGATTCCTGGACCAATCAATCTGTGGGGCTAAAATATCTAACAGACCCTCCAATGGGTCAGATTAGACTACCATGTCTGCTTTCATCCACAAACGTATCCAGCATTGTCCATGGTCTGTGCCTGTTATTACATCTCAGTCCTATTTACTTGAATCGGACTAATCTGCCATACCAGATATGACCATGAGTGGCGCTGTTTATCGAAGATGGTTGCTGTTCCTCTATGAACGTGTTGGATTAGACATGACTTGGATCAACAAATTAAGTCTAGGATAATCTAATTGCCTTACAACGACCATAGAATTTATTAGGTAACCCTTAGCCTGCTTTACCTGTTAGTTACTCTTTGTCACATCCCCTTTCTTCCAAAAAGTCCTAATCTAGTGAAAAGCCATGCTTGATTTTTTTTAGCATATACTCAAGCCTTAATACAAATTCAGACGTTCCTCTAACATGGTCCATACATGGACTGGATGAGAGTTTCTTGACCTGTACTTGACAGCCTCATGGGAATATGTCAAGTGCAGCTCAGTAGACCCAAGGCTCGGTAGACCCGTGGCTCTGTAGACCCAAGGCTCGGTAGACCCGCGGCTCAGGAGACCATGTTAACGGTTCATATACAGACCGTGTCACGCGGATGTCTGAATTTATCCTTAGGCCTTGTTGAGATGGCAGCTGTACAAACAGGGCCAGCCTTGTCCTTGCTATTTTATACGCTATTCTGTAAACCCAGACTAGTACATGATGCTGATGGTCCGTATTGAAAAATTACTTGTGCAAAAATTAATATTAGTCATTGTGTTATCCATTCCACAGACCAAAAATGCGCTGGTCTGAATGAGCTCTTAATTTGAGAAGATACAGGGAAAATCTCAGAAATTTGCCATCAGATAGATTACCGGTCCGCCAACTATCTAAGGTCTAGCAGAAATAACGAAATGCAACGAATTATAATTAGGTTTATCGCTGTAAAGGACCGATAATTATTAGATTCTAGAGTGTAGATGATTATTTAGTAAACCAATAAGAGGATATTAAAGgcccccatacaaattagactaAAGTTGGCAAAAACCAACAATATTGGAGGGATCGGCGGATGGTATAATGTATTGGAGAGCCTCCCGACAGATGAGGATGGAGAAAATACTGTTATTTAGGAGATATAACAATTTACGAGATAAGCTGCTCTCCCCTTTGAAAACACAAGCCGAAAAGTTGTCTGTATGGAAGGGAAGAAAACCAGTTACCTGTAATGGTGCTATTACTGGGGTCACCTCTTTTATACAAGGGTGTACATGCCATATATACAGGCATTGTGTTACTTTTTGAAAGAGAGAAACGAGCCTGTTCTCTTTGCTCCTGGGTGATATAAATCTGTTCTAGACTCCCCCCTATACTTGATTACAAGTATAGGTGGACAAGTAATCATGGCAAGGGTGTGTTCACATGAAACGTATTTTTGTTCCGGGTACtctatgtgtaaaagaaaaaaatggacacaACACGTACGGCACCTGGAGCAATTTAGCACATAGGCTACTTTTCACGTGGACCTCAGGTCcgcttggaaaaaaataaaaatcacggcATGCTCTAGTTTGGTCCGATTTACATAGCGGACTTGTGCATGTTCTAGCAGGCAGCTGCGGCACCTATCGGCTACGCGGATGAGCATGCTTAGCCAGTCCTGTCTGAAATTTACGGAAGTGACTGGCCCAATAAAGTCAGCATCTGCGGGAACATAGACGAAGAGTGTGGAGGGGCGAATAAACACCAGGACTTTGGCAAAACATGGCACCATAACAGGGCCACCAATTTTGATCTTTTCTCTTGGGTTCCTTCTCTTCTATGTACACCAATGGCTGCAGGAGTATTTCATAGTTCCTACCACCAATGGGGCTAATTTATATGATATTAGTAAATTAGAGTAATAAAAAAATCCAAATGACAACTTCTATACTGAATTCTTCCTCCCATTGTAAATAACCAATGTGCTTGCTGATTAGGGGCTTAGTGCATGCACATATACTCTACTACTTGTGTATGAGAATACTATTTTGTATACTCGATTAATGATGAAttcagtggttcccatggtggcataACATGAAAtaatttctatatatatattaaaataataataatgtaaagagTAGTTTGGAAATGAAGTATATGATTGGCATGAGTATTTCGATGGTATTCGATGACCTGCATGGCACCAAAATGTCTTCTTCCTGGCCTGTGCTTGTACCTTCGGCAACAGCGGTGGTGATAACCTTCTATTGTATATACCGCAACATGTCATTAATGTCTACGAATAGCAATCACTTATTCCGATGTTACGTGTCAGGAAACATACGGTCATAATGATGTCCGCCTTAAGCTGCTCATAGATATTAAGGTCGAAATATTTGCCCCAACCGGATGTTTGGATATGAATTAATGATTGAGTTTTGGCTTGCCGGCCAATAATAGACATCTTTGGCCAATATTCTGTGATGTAGGACGTCATAGACCAACATCACCAGCTGATACAGGCAGGTGTATCCCGTTTTATAACCATGACCAGCTATTCGGAAAGAGAGGCATTGTTGTAAAGCCATGGGAATGACAATGCATGCCAACTATTGTGCCTTGACTTGCTGAAAATGCACTGATCTTAGATGGAAATAAATGTTATGGAGGTGTCTGCAGCGTGTACGGCACTATTCTACACGTCACAATACTGTAGGTGAATTTTTCCTGATTTCTATACTTTAATATGGGCAGTTAGCAGCCGGGCTGTTGGGAATCTGTACCTAATACGACCACACTCATGGGGACTATGCATGCTGCATGCCGGACTGAAGTACATACAAGACGCCTGTAACTGTTACCATGCAGCACTGTTCATAATAAATGTGTTCCATAGTTGTACGAGTCCTTATATGTCTGGTTACCCATGAAATAATCAAAGACGTGACGTCCTCATATCACTGGTTTACATTACGCAGGACAGCCGGAGCACCTTCTGGAGTAAATCAAGAGAAACGGTAaaactgagctgtaataccagataCAGTCCGTAGACAAGGGTAGCGCTGTTTCTAAAAGTAAGCAACCGCCCGAACAGATGGAATTCATTACTGGGCTCCATAAGAGGAATAAAACATGGACTGAAAATAAAACATGGAAAGAAAAAGTGATGTCATGTGAACAATGCCTAAAAACCAAAAGTAACCAGAGTTAGTTTGGAAGCTGAGTTTTTAATTCCAGGTTAGGAAAGGGTTAAGTACTTTTGGTATTCTAGTAAGTACCCATGCATGACCACCCCACTACCTGTCTGACTATGGATCAGGGGTGCTTTAAGGTTGAAAGAGTTTTCTGGTTAGGAAAAACTCCTGTTCCCTGGCTGAAGTTTGTGTTAACAAACTGTTCTTTACTCAGGTTCCCGTGGTCCGAGTCTCTGCTTCTGTCCCGATGTGTAGTattgtctgcagagctcatgccaTGTCGACattgctgcagacaatcagtgagcgCAGTGGCTCCTGACTTCAATACAGGTAgcactcagttattggctgcagcgctcagttattggctgcagcgctcagtcaggctacgttcacatttgcgttgtgcggtgcagcgtcggcggcGCAACACccaacacatgcaaaaacgcatgcaaaacgcagctttttgtgacgcatgcgtccaattttggcctgattttcggcgccaaaaaaaatgcaacatgcagcgtcctgtgcgccctgacgcttgcgccaaaaatgacgcatgcgtcacaaaacgcaagacaacgcatgtccatgcgcccccatgttaaatatagacgCATGcgccgccgaacctgcgcccgacgcaacgcaaatgtgaacgtagccttattggctgcagcgctgttattagctgcagagctcagttattggctgtaGCGCTGTTATTGGTTGTAGCGCTGTTATTGGCTGTAGCGctgttattggctgcagcgctgttattGGCTGTAGCGctgttattggctgcagcgctcagttATTGGCTGTAGCGCTGTTATTGGCAGCAGCGctgttattggctgcagcgctcagttattggctgcagcgctgttattggctgcagcgctgttattGGCTGTAGCGCTGTTATTGGCTGTAGCGCTGTTATTGGCTGTAGCGctgttattggctgcagcgctgttattggctgcagcgctcagttattggctgcagcgctcagttattggctgcagcgctcagttattggctgcagcgctcagttATAGGCTGCAGCGCTCAGTTATAGGCTGCagcgctcagttattggctgcagcgctcagttattggctgcagcgctcagttattggctgcagcgctcagttATAGGCTGCagcgctcagttattggctgcagcgctcagttattggctgcagcgctgttattggctgcagcgctcagttattggctgcagcgctcagttATAGGCTGCAGGGCTCAGTTATAGGCTGCagcgctcagttattggctgcagcgctcagttattggctgcagcgctcagttATAGGCTGCagcgctcagttattggctgcagcgctcagttattggctgcagcgctcagttattggctgcagcgctcagttattggctgcagagctcagttattggctgcagagctgttattggctgcagcactcagttattggctgcagcgctcagttattggctgcagcgctcagttattggctgcaccgctcagttattggctgcagcgctcagttattggctgcagcgctcagttattggctgcaccgctcagttattggctgcaccgctcagttattggctgcagcgctcagttattggctgcagcattGTCAAAAGTGACGTTAATTGTACAGACCAGGAGCAGTGGCAGAGACTCAGAGCTGTCCCTGGGGAATGAACAGGAGTTTTCCAAAACTGGAAAACCCTTTTCAGTCTCCCATATGCAATAGATATCAGTAGATCGACCAtcatttggctgacagctatctttTAAGATTTCCCTACACAGGAACGCTGAGCTTTACAATGTTCTTTTGCCTCTCTTGAGAGGGCTGCTGCCAGACTTCTTTGGCAGCGGCTCatctcaggggaaaaaaaaaaaaggatcggcaGTCCAAAACTGGACATGTCAGCTCTTTCTCTCCCCTGACATCACTTGTTAGGGAAGAGTATATAATTCCCCATAGACATTAGACTGTGGGCTGCACCCGCTGATATCGACAGGTTCGGCCGACTGTCTAATGTGTATGTTGTTGCCGGCCGACTGATGATAGGGTGAGATGACGAGGGCACGTGTATGATTTCGGACTGCTAATCGTATTGTTGTCTCTGACATAACCCGAACGTTGGCTCCTGTGTATGAGAGTCAgctgagatggctgtcagccgAAGCATTGTTtagccgacagccatctaatgtgtatggccggccTTTATAGAGTGTCATGGAGATAAGCAGTGCAACAGATGTCTGCAGCTCACATTCATCTATCACCTGACTGATTGAGAAGGAAGGTTATTTTGCTGGAAGGTAGACTCTGACATTAGGGTCTTTATTCATTATTCTAAGCCGACCCTTCCCCCCAGATAGGTTTAATCCCCATCCATTTGAAAGGGTCTGCTTCTCCCTGGGACGCGGCCTCACAACAGATTGAAAGGGGATTTAAAAGTCGCCGTTTGAAATGACGAACTATAATCCTAATTACTTTCCATCTAATTACCCATCCATATAACCTagtcaaacaaaagcaaaaaaaaaaaaacaagtttccaAAAAGGGTTAAAAGGCAACATAAAATACTCTTAAATGCACAGCTGTAATCACGCTATATGGAactgaaggctatgtgcacacgttcagtaaattaatgcagaaatttctgcatcatttctgcagctcttggcaggaaaaaggcgtttttgcagcatttttgtctacgtttttttgactgatttgagtgaggtcaatggtgaaaaacgcacgGAGAATTGGCgttctgcagattattttctgcaccaaatccgcaagtcaaaaatactcaatgtgtgcatgacacttcaagcttctcattcactttgctggcaaatTTGCatggcaaaaaacgcaccaaatctgcaatgtgtgcacaagccctaaggcTGCAGGTTGTGTTTTACAGGTTTTTC contains:
- the CYP26C1 gene encoding cytochrome P450 26C1 encodes the protein MFLTTDLNYMSFLEAAFTSVLSLVLVLVVSHQLWSLRWHSARDRSSNLPLPKGSMGWPFFGETLHWLVQGSNFHSSRREKYGNIFKTHLLGKPLIRVTGAENVRKILLGEHHLVSTQWPQSTQIILGSNTLVNSIGELHRHKRKIMAKVFSHTALESYIPRIQEAVSWELHGWCREPGSISMFSSAKALTFRIAARILLGLSLGEKQFKELARVFEQLMENLFSLPLDIPFSGLRKGIKARDTLHQYMEDAIRDKISRRDPEVCEDALDYLIDSAKENGKELNMQELKESAIELMFAAFFTTASASTSLILLLLKHPSSIHTLRQELASHGLIKQCQCLHSSDNPNNNGEEEQCVTAGCQSSVLLGSEGHVKQIWEQTKLILADRNEREQILRSRTQDGIQWEHQCNNGLCPQDSRDQLGSTKILEEYEASTCQCRCHLNLSLQKLKGLQYLDCVVKEVLRLLPPVSGGYRTALQTFELDGYQIPKGWSVMYSIRDTHETAAIYQNVDSFDPERFRTERDEGKASRFNYIPFGGGVRSCIGKELAQIILKILTIELVGTAKWELATPSFPKMQTVPIVHPVDGLQLCFQFLTSSDNDTISENV